One Caulobacter segnis genomic window carries:
- a CDS encoding PAS domain-containing methyl-accepting chemotaxis protein: protein MFKRSQAHAVETLAALDRSLATIEFDLSGKILSANANFCAAMGYALDEIVGQHHSLFVEPTYAASPEYAAFWQKLGRGEFDAREYLRMGKGGVEVWIQASYNPIRDGRGRVSRIVKIATVITEEKRQSAEERGKMEAIGRAQAVIEFTPDGQIITANDNFLGVLGYSLNEIQGKHHRMFVDPAEAGSPEYVEFWRKLNAGEFVAAEFRRVGKGGKEVWIQASYNPIFDHMRRITKVVKFATVVTGRVHAVKEIATGLEHLAKNDLTYRIANEVDPQFSKVRNDFNTAMSVLDDAMGVVAHATLSVGAGAQQISTASEDLAQRTEQQAANLEKTAAALDEITATVSRSADGAKQASQAATAARADAARSGEIVGDAVAAMGEIEKSSGQITSIIGVIDEIAFQTNLLALNAGVEAARAGEAGRGFAVVAQEVRALAQRSAEAAKEIKTLIASSTAQVARGVRLVGDTGEALSTIVDKVSEIDGLISEIAESSREQAVGLSEVNTAVNRMDEVTQSNAAMVEEANAASASLKQESAELTAMVGRFSTSASARRAPSPVASRPAPRPARAPMHRPGSAAVAVKHDEWTEF from the coding sequence ATGTTCAAGCGTTCCCAAGCCCATGCGGTCGAGACCCTCGCCGCGCTGGACCGCTCCCTGGCGACGATCGAGTTCGATCTCAGCGGCAAGATCCTCTCGGCCAACGCCAACTTCTGCGCCGCCATGGGTTACGCGCTGGACGAGATCGTCGGCCAGCACCACAGCCTGTTCGTCGAGCCGACCTACGCGGCCAGCCCCGAATACGCGGCCTTCTGGCAGAAGCTGGGTCGCGGCGAGTTCGACGCCCGCGAATATCTGCGCATGGGCAAGGGCGGCGTCGAGGTCTGGATCCAGGCGTCCTACAATCCCATCCGTGATGGCCGCGGCCGCGTCTCGCGCATCGTCAAGATCGCCACGGTGATCACCGAGGAGAAGCGCCAGAGCGCCGAGGAACGCGGCAAGATGGAAGCCATCGGCCGCGCCCAGGCGGTGATCGAGTTCACGCCGGACGGCCAGATCATCACCGCCAACGACAACTTCCTGGGCGTGCTGGGCTATTCGCTCAACGAGATCCAGGGCAAGCACCACCGGATGTTCGTCGACCCGGCGGAAGCCGGCTCGCCCGAATATGTCGAGTTCTGGCGCAAGCTGAACGCCGGCGAGTTCGTGGCCGCCGAGTTCAGGCGCGTGGGCAAGGGCGGCAAGGAGGTCTGGATCCAGGCGTCCTACAACCCGATCTTCGATCACATGCGCCGCATCACCAAGGTGGTGAAGTTCGCCACCGTGGTCACCGGCCGCGTCCACGCGGTCAAAGAGATCGCCACCGGCCTGGAGCACCTGGCCAAGAACGACCTGACCTATCGCATCGCGAACGAGGTCGATCCGCAGTTCAGCAAGGTCCGCAACGACTTCAACACCGCCATGTCGGTTCTGGACGACGCCATGGGCGTGGTCGCCCACGCCACCCTGAGCGTCGGCGCCGGCGCCCAGCAGATCTCGACCGCTTCCGAGGACCTGGCGCAGCGCACCGAGCAGCAGGCCGCCAACCTGGAGAAGACCGCCGCGGCGCTGGACGAGATCACCGCCACGGTCAGCCGCAGCGCCGACGGGGCCAAGCAGGCCTCGCAGGCCGCGACCGCCGCCCGCGCCGACGCCGCCCGTTCGGGCGAGATCGTCGGCGACGCGGTGGCCGCCATGGGCGAGATCGAGAAGTCCTCCGGCCAGATCACCAGCATCATCGGCGTCATCGACGAGATCGCCTTCCAGACCAACCTGCTGGCCCTGAACGCCGGGGTCGAGGCCGCGCGGGCGGGTGAGGCGGGTCGCGGCTTCGCGGTCGTCGCCCAGGAAGTCCGGGCCCTGGCCCAGCGCTCGGCCGAGGCGGCCAAGGAGATCAAGACCCTGATCGCCAGCAGCACGGCCCAGGTCGCGCGCGGCGTGCGGCTGGTGGGCGACACGGGCGAGGCCCTGTCGACGATCGTCGACAAGGTCAGCGAGATCGACGGCCTGATCTCCGAGATCGCCGAGTCCTCGCGCGAACAGGCCGTCGGCCTCTCGGAAGTGAACACCGCCGTCAACCGGATGGACGAGGTCACCCAGAGCAACGCGGCCATGGTCGAGGAGGCCAATGCCGCCTCCGCCAGCCTGAAGCAGGAATCCGCCGAGTTGACCGCCATGGTCGGCCGCTTCTCGACCAGCGCCTCGGCCAGGCGCGCGCCCTCGCCGGTCGCCAGCCGCCCCGCTCCCCGTCCCGCCCGCGCGCCGATGCACCGACCGGGCTCGGCCGCCGTGGCGGTGAAGCACGACGAGTGGACCGAGTTCTAG
- a CDS encoding autotransporter outer membrane beta-barrel domain-containing protein, protein MSFVMQRKVLVATVAAAPLLAMGFAALAETSVSTARTTPIATSTATGTAADDIRITADGSVKPTTSGAIVTIDSNNKVTNLGTIGTTGVNDGVGVLIIGGRTGSLTNSATISLLEDYTPTDSDSDGDLDGVFAQGSNRFGVRLTNAGTFTGDIINDAAGTISIEGNNSAGMLLEGAVVGNITNLGTISVVGDNAYGVRIAAPVTGKVTLGGSINVQGSGAVAQAIDSNITGALVLQGATSATGYRYTSRPTTVDALNKLDADDLLQGGPAVRVAGDVTGGLLLQGVNYSTKVGTDGNTVTTTITSSTTGTSSISVYGGAPALQIGSASQDVTLGAVGTGDNAYGLVAKGSIGAAGVYNGVAATAVSIGAGGGRATTVTGGVRNDGQISATSYEANATGLTLNAGATANEILNRGAISASSSSYAASGVTASARGVVLAAGSTSTSLRNTGTISASRVGETGDAIAILDQAGTLKTITNTGAIRAAIAAPSFKADGTTATVTAGGQAIALDLRANNSGVTFTQSGPVDFTSTTTYPSTDTTTSTDATTTTGAPSTIGDVLFGGGNDTLNLWSGTLLGNMSFGAGQDRLSIDGGAVALGKLTDSDGRLDIAVANGSLGIVNTDTINVSSVTLGSKAKLLFSADAAAGTNTKLVVSGATNIASGAELGIRLTNLVKQPTTFTVIQGSNVNVGTIGGGLLAESPYLYVATSRADTNNVYIDVRRRTAAEIGFNKSETSAYDAVFAALGTDSTLATQFLGQNTRDGFRDLYDQMLPDQGLGMFSALQSVSQQISAATMFRPDPGDRYGPDSIWVQEINSLTRRDTDQTLGSDTQAFGFVAGYEAMGDAGGALGLTLAYVSVEEHDTVAKVGEQTTASFVQTGAYWRRSVGGWRFNAGGGLGYGFFQGDRRFIAPDSNADGVADLVLKNTADWNGLTANAYAGVAYEQKFGRFFARPEGRLDYVTLREGKRTEAGGGDGFDLTVDKRNSSNLSGELGVVFGADFGKNVWWRPEVRVGYRQTLAGSVGDTVARFKGGNPFTLAALDDKDGALTAGFALRAGTPMSYLALEGGVEATKKQKRYNLRLAGRAMF, encoded by the coding sequence GTGTCGTTCGTAATGCAGCGCAAGGTCCTGGTCGCGACGGTCGCGGCCGCTCCTCTTTTGGCCATGGGTTTCGCCGCTTTGGCGGAAACCTCGGTCTCCACCGCGCGGACGACGCCGATCGCGACCAGCACGGCGACGGGCACGGCGGCCGACGACATCCGCATCACCGCCGATGGTTCGGTCAAGCCGACGACCTCGGGCGCGATCGTCACGATCGACAGCAACAATAAGGTCACCAATCTGGGGACCATCGGGACCACCGGCGTCAATGACGGCGTGGGCGTGCTGATCATCGGCGGCAGAACTGGCTCGCTGACCAACTCGGCCACCATCTCGCTGCTCGAGGACTATACGCCCACCGACAGCGATTCCGACGGCGACCTGGACGGCGTCTTCGCCCAGGGCTCGAACCGGTTCGGCGTGCGCCTGACCAACGCCGGAACCTTCACCGGCGACATCATCAACGACGCGGCCGGTACGATCAGCATCGAGGGCAACAACTCGGCCGGCATGCTGCTGGAAGGCGCGGTGGTCGGCAACATCACCAACCTGGGCACGATCAGCGTCGTCGGCGACAACGCCTACGGCGTGCGGATCGCCGCGCCGGTCACCGGCAAGGTGACCTTGGGCGGTTCGATCAACGTCCAGGGCTCCGGCGCGGTCGCCCAGGCCATCGATTCGAACATCACCGGCGCGCTGGTGCTGCAAGGCGCGACCAGCGCCACCGGCTACCGGTACACCTCGCGCCCGACCACGGTGGACGCGCTGAACAAGCTGGACGCCGACGACCTGCTGCAGGGCGGTCCGGCCGTCCGCGTCGCCGGCGACGTGACCGGCGGCTTGCTGCTGCAAGGCGTGAACTATTCGACCAAGGTCGGTACGGACGGCAACACCGTCACCACGACGATCACCTCCAGCACCACCGGCACGTCCAGCATCAGCGTCTATGGCGGCGCCCCGGCCCTGCAGATCGGCTCGGCCAGCCAGGACGTCACCCTGGGCGCGGTCGGAACCGGCGACAACGCCTATGGCCTGGTCGCCAAGGGCTCGATCGGCGCGGCGGGCGTCTACAACGGCGTCGCCGCGACGGCCGTCTCGATCGGCGCCGGCGGCGGCCGCGCGACCACCGTCACCGGCGGCGTCCGCAACGACGGCCAGATCTCGGCCACCAGCTACGAGGCCAACGCGACGGGCCTGACCCTGAACGCCGGCGCCACCGCCAACGAGATCCTGAACCGCGGCGCCATCTCGGCCAGTTCGTCGTCCTACGCCGCCTCGGGCGTCACCGCTTCCGCGCGCGGCGTGGTGCTGGCCGCCGGCTCGACCTCGACCAGCCTGCGCAACACCGGGACGATCAGCGCCTCGCGCGTCGGCGAGACCGGGGACGCGATCGCCATCCTCGACCAGGCCGGCACGCTGAAGACGATCACCAACACGGGCGCGATCCGCGCCGCCATCGCCGCGCCGAGCTTCAAGGCCGATGGCACGACGGCGACCGTGACGGCCGGCGGCCAGGCGATCGCCCTCGACCTTCGGGCCAACAATTCCGGCGTGACCTTCACCCAGTCGGGCCCGGTCGACTTCACCTCGACCACGACCTATCCCAGCACCGACACCACGACCAGCACCGACGCCACCACGACCACGGGCGCGCCCAGCACGATCGGCGACGTCCTGTTCGGCGGCGGGAACGACACCCTGAACCTGTGGAGCGGCACGCTGCTGGGCAACATGTCCTTCGGCGCGGGCCAGGATCGGCTGTCGATCGACGGCGGCGCCGTGGCCCTGGGCAAGCTGACCGACAGCGACGGCCGCCTGGATATCGCCGTGGCCAACGGCAGCCTGGGCATCGTCAACACCGACACGATCAATGTCAGCAGCGTGACCCTGGGCAGCAAGGCCAAGCTGCTGTTCTCGGCCGACGCCGCCGCCGGGACCAATACCAAGCTGGTCGTGTCGGGCGCGACCAACATCGCCAGCGGGGCCGAGCTGGGCATCCGCCTGACCAACCTGGTCAAGCAGCCGACCACCTTCACGGTGATCCAGGGCAGCAACGTCAATGTCGGCACGATCGGCGGCGGCCTGCTGGCCGAGTCGCCCTATCTGTACGTGGCCACCAGCCGGGCCGACACCAACAACGTCTATATCGACGTCCGCCGCCGCACCGCCGCCGAGATCGGCTTCAACAAGAGCGAGACCTCGGCCTATGACGCCGTGTTCGCGGCGCTGGGAACCGACTCCACCCTGGCCACCCAGTTCCTGGGCCAGAACACCCGCGACGGCTTCCGCGACCTCTACGACCAGATGCTGCCCGACCAGGGGCTGGGCATGTTCTCGGCCCTGCAGTCGGTTAGCCAGCAGATCTCGGCCGCCACCATGTTCCGGCCGGATCCGGGCGACCGCTACGGTCCCGACAGCATCTGGGTGCAGGAGATCAACTCGCTGACCCGCCGCGACACCGACCAGACCCTCGGTTCGGACACCCAGGCCTTCGGCTTCGTGGCCGGCTACGAGGCCATGGGCGACGCGGGCGGCGCCCTGGGCCTGACCCTGGCCTATGTCAGCGTCGAGGAACACGACACCGTCGCCAAGGTCGGCGAGCAGACCACGGCCTCGTTCGTCCAGACCGGCGCCTACTGGCGTCGTTCGGTCGGCGGCTGGCGCTTCAACGCCGGTGGCGGCCTGGGCTACGGCTTCTTCCAGGGCGACCGTCGCTTCATCGCCCCGGACAGCAACGCCGACGGCGTCGCCGACCTGGTCTTGAAGAACACCGCCGACTGGAACGGCCTGACCGCCAACGCCTATGCGGGCGTCGCCTACGAACAGAAGTTCGGCCGCTTCTTCGCCCGTCCCGAAGGCCGTCTGGACTATGTCACCCTGCGCGAAGGCAAGCGCACCGAAGCGGGCGGCGGCGACGGCTTCGACCTGACGGTCGACAAGCGCAACTCCAGCAACCTCAGCGGCGAGCTGGGCGTGGTGTTCGGCGCCGACTTCGGCAAGAACGTCTGGTGGCGTCCGGAAGTGCGGGTCGGCTATCGCCAGACCCTGGCCGGCTCGGTCGGCGACACGGTCGCCCGCTTCAAGGGCGGCAACCCGTTCACCCTGGCCGCGCTCGACGACAAGGACGGCGCCCTGACCGCCGGCTTCGCCCTGCGGGCCGGCACGCCGATGTCCTATCTGGCTCTGGAAGGCGGCGTCGAAGCCACCAAGAAGCAGAAGCGCTACAACCTGCGGCTGGCCGGGCGGGCGATGTTCTAG
- the phoU gene encoding phosphate signaling complex protein PhoU: MTEHTVKSYGEELAHLTAEVTRMGGIAESQVADCIAAIARRDGPLAQAVVAGDERLDALQGEIERKAFRLIALRQPMAVDLRHAVAALKISMSLERCGDMAKNIGKRALILTEADPMTALTRSIERMGKLVQSRLKDVLDAYTTSDLQRAIGVWSRDEEVDEHYNSIFRELLTYMMGDPRTINACAHLLFVAKNLERIGDHATNIAEIIHFELTGEELVSQRPKLDVVSQ, from the coding sequence ATGACCGAACATACCGTCAAGTCGTACGGCGAAGAGCTGGCCCACCTCACGGCCGAAGTCACCCGCATGGGCGGCATCGCCGAGAGCCAGGTCGCCGACTGCATCGCCGCCATCGCTCGCCGCGACGGCCCGCTCGCCCAGGCCGTGGTGGCCGGTGACGAGCGCCTGGACGCCCTGCAGGGTGAGATCGAGCGCAAGGCCTTCCGCCTGATCGCCCTGCGCCAGCCGATGGCCGTGGACCTGCGCCACGCCGTCGCCGCCCTGAAGATCTCGATGAGCCTGGAACGCTGCGGCGACATGGCCAAGAACATCGGCAAGCGCGCGCTGATCCTGACCGAGGCCGATCCGATGACCGCCCTGACCCGGTCGATCGAGCGCATGGGCAAGCTGGTGCAGAGCCGCCTGAAGGACGTCCTGGACGCCTACACCACCTCGGACCTGCAGCGCGCCATCGGCGTGTGGAGCCGCGACGAGGAGGTCGACGAGCACTACAACTCGATCTTCCGCGAGCTGCTGACCTACATGATGGGCGACCCGCGCACGATCAACGCCTGCGCTCATCTGCTGTTCGTGGCCAAGAACCTGGAACGCATCGGCGACCACGCCACCAACATCGCGGAAATCATCCACTTCGAGCTGACCGGTGAAGAGCTGGTGTCGCAGCGTCCGAAGCTGGACGTGGTTTCGCAGTAA
- a CDS encoding sensor histidine kinase, with translation MPLANTPPDGSERRWASAFWPSMIGPGVILGLGVVGLAQPGPAVVAALATGGAGWWFSRRVAAPPESPVSGRLVPAAAVEEVPPFAAILDRLPDPLMVIAAEEADDLTGRRFLFANAAARELFKIQHQGALLVTAVRNPRVLEAVDEALFGGVEGTVEFETGGAQGRSWLAYARPLEEGAGRSRLALLALRDETDARRSERTRADFLANASHELRTPLASLSGFIETLRGHAKDDPGARDRFLAIMLAQAERMSRLIDDLMSLSRIELNEHIAPLGRVDLAMAAIDVIDALGPQARDKAVGFDPVLPPRGGAVVDGDRDQIIQVIQNLIDNAIKYTPKGGVVRVEIFPGLAAEAAAAGRDPAAARMSLLTPDHDPSERYAVLRVTDRGPGLAREHLPRLTERFYRVEGQKSGERSGTGLGLAIVKHIMNRHRGGLTVESVQGEGATFGVYLPMAKAGAETAPPPATAEA, from the coding sequence ATGCCGCTGGCGAACACGCCCCCGGACGGATCCGAACGCCGCTGGGCGAGCGCATTCTGGCCGTCGATGATCGGGCCAGGCGTGATCCTGGGCCTGGGCGTCGTGGGCCTGGCCCAGCCGGGACCGGCCGTGGTCGCCGCCCTGGCGACCGGCGGGGCCGGCTGGTGGTTCTCGCGCCGCGTGGCCGCGCCGCCCGAGTCGCCGGTCTCCGGCCGCCTGGTCCCCGCGGCGGCCGTCGAGGAGGTCCCGCCCTTCGCGGCGATTCTCGACCGCCTGCCCGATCCGCTGATGGTGATCGCCGCCGAGGAGGCCGACGACCTCACCGGTCGCCGCTTCCTGTTCGCCAACGCCGCCGCGCGCGAGCTGTTCAAGATCCAGCACCAGGGCGCGCTGCTGGTCACCGCCGTCCGCAATCCTCGGGTGCTGGAGGCCGTGGACGAGGCGCTGTTCGGCGGCGTCGAGGGCACGGTCGAGTTCGAGACCGGCGGCGCCCAGGGCCGGTCCTGGCTGGCCTACGCCCGGCCGCTGGAGGAGGGGGCGGGGCGCTCGCGCCTGGCCTTGCTGGCCCTGCGTGACGAGACCGACGCCCGTCGCAGCGAGCGGACCCGCGCCGACTTCCTGGCCAACGCCAGCCACGAACTGCGCACGCCGCTGGCCTCGCTGTCGGGCTTCATCGAGACCCTGCGCGGCCACGCCAAGGACGATCCGGGGGCCCGCGACCGGTTCCTGGCGATCATGCTGGCCCAGGCCGAGCGGATGTCGCGGCTGATCGACGACCTGATGAGCCTGTCGCGGATCGAGCTGAACGAACACATCGCGCCGCTGGGCCGGGTCGACCTGGCGATGGCCGCGATCGACGTGATCGACGCCCTGGGGCCCCAGGCGCGCGACAAGGCGGTCGGCTTCGATCCCGTGCTGCCGCCGCGCGGCGGGGCGGTGGTCGACGGCGACCGCGACCAGATCATCCAGGTGATCCAGAACCTGATCGACAACGCCATCAAGTACACGCCGAAGGGCGGGGTGGTGCGGGTCGAGATTTTCCCGGGTCTGGCCGCCGAGGCCGCCGCCGCCGGCCGCGACCCGGCCGCCGCGCGGATGTCGCTGCTGACGCCCGACCACGATCCGTCCGAGCGCTACGCGGTGCTGCGGGTCACCGACCGGGGGCCGGGCCTGGCGCGCGAGCACCTGCCGCGCCTGACCGAGCGCTTCTATCGCGTCGAGGGACAGAAGAGCGGCGAGCGTTCGGGCACGGGCCTGGGCCTGGCCATCGTCAAGCACATCATGAACCGCCATCGCGGCGGCCTGACGGTGGAAAGCGTCCAGGGCGAAGGCGCGACCTTCGGGGTCTATCTGCCGATGGCCAAGGCCGGCGCGGAGACCGCGCCGCCGCCGGCCACCGCCGAGGCCTAG
- the pstB gene encoding phosphate ABC transporter ATP-binding protein PstB yields the protein MTVQSPDDTAHTPVIHTTVPHANATAAVGEAKIKARDVKVFYGEKQALFDVNLDIPAKSVTAFIGPSGCGKSTFLRCINRMNDTIPSARVEGSIEIDGNDVNLKSVDPVVLRSRVGMVFQKPNPFPKTIFENVAYGPRIHGLASRKDELEAIVESSLKKAGLWNEVADRLHQPGTGLSGGQQQRLVIARAIAVSPEVILMDEPCSALDPIATAKIEELIDELRTQFCIVIVTHSMAQAARVSQRTAFFHLGKLVESGPTEEMFTNPRDSRTQDYITGRFG from the coding sequence ATGACCGTCCAAAGCCCCGACGACACCGCCCACACGCCGGTGATCCACACCACCGTCCCGCACGCCAACGCCACCGCCGCGGTCGGCGAGGCCAAGATCAAGGCGCGCGACGTCAAGGTGTTCTACGGCGAGAAGCAGGCGCTGTTCGACGTCAACCTGGACATCCCCGCCAAGTCGGTGACCGCCTTCATCGGCCCATCGGGCTGCGGCAAGTCGACCTTCCTGCGCTGCATCAACCGCATGAACGACACGATCCCCTCGGCCCGCGTCGAGGGTTCGATCGAGATCGACGGCAATGACGTCAATCTGAAGAGCGTCGACCCTGTGGTCCTGCGTTCGCGCGTCGGCATGGTGTTCCAGAAGCCGAACCCCTTCCCGAAGACCATCTTCGAGAACGTCGCCTACGGCCCGCGCATCCACGGCCTGGCCTCGCGCAAGGACGAGCTGGAAGCCATCGTCGAGAGCAGCCTGAAGAAGGCCGGCCTCTGGAACGAGGTCGCCGACCGCCTGCATCAACCTGGCACCGGCTTGTCGGGCGGCCAGCAGCAGCGTCTGGTGATCGCCCGCGCCATCGCCGTGTCGCCGGAAGTGATCCTGATGGACGAGCCCTGCTCGGCCCTGGACCCGATCGCCACGGCCAAGATCGAGGAGCTGATCGACGAGCTGCGGACCCAGTTCTGCATCGTCATTGTCACCCACTCGATGGCCCAGGCCGCCCGCGTCTCGCAGCGCACGGCCTTCTTCCACCTGGGCAAGCTGGTCGAGAGCGGTCCGACCGAGGAGATGTTCACCAATCCTCGCGACAGCCGCACCCAGGACTACATCACCGGCCGCTTCGGCTGA
- the pstA gene encoding phosphate ABC transporter permease PstA, with the protein MTDATLGAAAPRSAASTAMEARLKKRHAAERMFKAQGLAAIIVALIFLVVLVGRIVAQGYTTFETHTLSVPVYLNPDRIDTSDLSGVNYDYIVAEAVMKKLGVQDDDLGTVSTKVQDLVSRDFGFQILNKLKADPKLIGQTITLSGPLKADADLYFKGEIKRTTAEGDRKLDNQQLAWLDQLEKAGVIKSGFNFAFFTNSDSTEPEQAGVLGAVVGSAMMLIITALIAVPVGVLAATYLEEFAPKNRWTDIIEVNINNLAAVPSIVYGLLGLALFINWLNVPRSSPLVGGLVLALMALPTVIIATRSALKAVPPSIREAALGVGASKTQTVFHHVLPLAMPGVMTGAILSLAHALGETAPLLMIGMVSFVPGVPEGFTGAATVLPVQVFIWENASERAFHERTAAAIIVLLVFMIVMNAAAVILRRRFERRW; encoded by the coding sequence ATGACTGACGCGACCCTCGGCGCGGCCGCCCCGCGCTCCGCCGCCTCGACAGCCATGGAAGCCCGGCTGAAGAAGCGTCACGCCGCCGAACGGATGTTCAAGGCCCAGGGCCTGGCCGCGATCATCGTGGCCCTGATCTTCCTGGTCGTCCTGGTCGGCCGCATCGTGGCCCAGGGCTACACGACGTTCGAGACCCACACCCTGAGCGTGCCGGTCTATCTGAACCCGGACCGCATCGACACGTCCGACCTCAGCGGCGTCAACTACGACTATATCGTCGCCGAGGCGGTGATGAAGAAGCTGGGCGTGCAGGACGACGACCTGGGCACGGTCTCGACCAAGGTCCAGGACCTAGTGTCGCGCGACTTCGGCTTCCAGATCCTGAACAAGCTGAAGGCCGATCCGAAGCTGATCGGCCAGACGATCACCCTCTCGGGCCCGCTGAAGGCCGACGCCGACCTCTACTTCAAGGGCGAGATCAAGCGCACGACGGCCGAGGGCGATCGCAAGCTGGACAACCAGCAGCTGGCCTGGCTGGACCAGCTGGAAAAGGCCGGCGTGATCAAGTCGGGCTTCAACTTCGCCTTCTTCACCAACTCCGACTCGACCGAGCCCGAGCAGGCCGGCGTGCTGGGCGCGGTGGTCGGCTCGGCCATGATGCTGATCATCACGGCCCTGATCGCGGTGCCGGTCGGGGTGCTGGCGGCGACCTACCTCGAGGAGTTCGCCCCCAAGAACCGCTGGACCGATATCATCGAGGTGAACATCAACAACCTCGCGGCCGTGCCGTCGATCGTCTACGGCCTGCTGGGCCTGGCGCTGTTCATCAACTGGCTGAACGTGCCCCGGTCCTCGCCGCTAGTCGGCGGCCTGGTGCTGGCCCTGATGGCCCTGCCGACCGTGATCATCGCCACTCGCTCGGCCCTGAAGGCCGTGCCGCCGTCGATCCGCGAGGCCGCCCTGGGCGTCGGCGCGTCCAAGACCCAGACGGTCTTCCACCACGTGCTGCCGCTGGCCATGCCCGGTGTGATGACCGGCGCCATCCTGTCGCTGGCCCACGCCCTGGGCGAGACCGCCCCGCTGCTGATGATCGGCATGGTCTCGTTCGTGCCCGGCGTGCCGGAAGGCTTCACCGGCGCCGCGACCGTCCTGCCGGTCCAGGTGTTCATCTGGGAGAACGCGTCCGAACGCGCCTTCCACGAGCGCACCGCCGCGGCCATCATCGTCCTTCTCGTCTTCATGATCGTCATGAACGCCGCGGCCGTGATCCTGCGTCGCCGCTTCGAACGCCGCTGGTAG
- the pstC gene encoding phosphate ABC transporter permease subunit PstC gives MLTWLSLLVLALFSGVAFAAGRRRAVAATGGRARVLHSLPDYYGTYAALWAGVPAALLLLLGAAFGGRVEDAMLQSTRPAAVQALEPDRQAVFYSDAHAIAAKQAPSEVAYEGELKVALDAKVAEAKRIETVLNIGMLTGAGVLALAGFLLAFPRISTEFRARNRVEGWVGVLLIGCSVAAVLTTLGIVLSLVWESWRFFQSVNPLSFLFGTEWSPQIAMRADQVASAGAFGAVPLFAGTFLIMLIAMLVAAPVGLYSAIYLSEYASRTVRGVVKPLLEILAGVPTVVYGFFAALTVGPLFRAGFNAIGAALPPGPIAQYLMEVQNQMALVAGVVMGIMLIPFVSSLSDDIINAVPQSLRDGSYAMGATKSETVKKVVLPAALPGIMAAMLLAVSRAVGETMIVTMAAGLQAKMTVNPLDTVTTVTVQIVTLLTGDQEFDSPKTLSAFGLGLTLFVVTLTLNIVALRIVQKYREQYD, from the coding sequence ATGCTGACCTGGCTCTCGCTCCTTGTCCTGGCGCTGTTCTCCGGCGTGGCCTTCGCGGCCGGCCGCCGTCGCGCCGTGGCCGCCACCGGAGGCCGCGCCCGCGTCCTCCACTCCCTGCCGGACTACTACGGGACCTACGCGGCCCTGTGGGCTGGCGTGCCGGCCGCGCTGCTGTTGCTGCTGGGCGCAGCCTTCGGCGGCCGCGTCGAGGACGCGATGCTGCAGTCCACCCGCCCCGCCGCCGTCCAGGCGCTGGAGCCGGACCGCCAGGCCGTCTTCTACAGCGACGCCCACGCGATCGCCGCCAAGCAGGCGCCGTCCGAGGTGGCCTACGAAGGCGAGCTGAAGGTCGCCCTGGACGCCAAGGTGGCCGAGGCCAAGCGCATCGAGACGGTGCTGAACATCGGCATGCTGACCGGCGCCGGCGTGCTGGCCCTGGCCGGCTTCCTGCTGGCCTTCCCGCGCATCTCCACCGAATTCCGCGCCCGCAACCGGGTCGAAGGCTGGGTCGGCGTCCTGCTGATCGGCTGCTCGGTCGCGGCCGTGCTGACCACCCTGGGCATCGTGCTCTCGCTGGTCTGGGAAAGCTGGCGCTTCTTCCAGAGCGTCAACCCGCTGTCGTTCCTGTTCGGCACCGAGTGGAGCCCGCAGATCGCCATGCGCGCCGACCAGGTCGCCTCGGCGGGCGCCTTCGGGGCCGTGCCGCTGTTCGCCGGCACCTTCCTGATCATGTTGATTGCCATGCTGGTGGCCGCGCCCGTCGGCCTGTACTCGGCGATCTATCTCTCGGAATACGCCAGCCGCACCGTGCGCGGCGTGGTCAAGCCGCTGCTCGAGATCCTGGCCGGCGTGCCGACCGTGGTCTACGGCTTCTTCGCCGCCCTGACCGTGGGCCCGCTGTTCCGGGCCGGCTTCAACGCCATCGGCGCGGCCCTGCCGCCGGGCCCGATCGCCCAGTACCTGATGGAAGTCCAGAACCAGATGGCCCTGGTGGCCGGGGTGGTGATGGGGATCATGCTGATCCCGTTCGTCTCGTCGCTGTCGGACGACATCATCAACGCCGTGCCGCAAAGCCTGCGCGACGGCAGCTACGCCATGGGCGCCACCAAGTCCGAGACGGTCAAGAAGGTCGTCCTGCCGGCCGCCCTGCCGGGCATCATGGCCGCCATGCTGCTGGCCGTGTCCCGCGCCGTCGGCGAGACCATGATCGTCACCATGGCCGCCGGCCTGCAGGCCAAGATGACCGTCAACCCGCTCGACACCGTGACCACGGTCACCGTCCAGATCGTCACGCTGCTCACCGGCGACCAGGAGTTCGACAGCCCCAAGACCCTGTCGGCCTTCGGCCTGGGCCTCACCCTGTTCGTGGTGACCCTGACCCTGAACATCGTCGCCCTGCGCATCGTCCAGAAGTACCGGGAACAATATGACTGA